One Natrinema longum genomic window carries:
- a CDS encoding AbrB/MazE/SpoVT family DNA-binding domain-containing protein encodes MGILTDTKVSEKNLTTVPKPVRNFLDVGEGDRIEWHVEDGQIVVRKLESE; translated from the coding sequence ATGGGTATACTCACCGATACGAAGGTCTCCGAAAAGAACCTGACGACAGTGCCGAAACCGGTTCGAAACTTCCTCGATGTCGGCGAGGGCGATCGGATCGAGTGGCACGTCGAGGACGGACAGATCGTCGTCAGGAAACTCGAGTCGGAGTAG
- a CDS encoding nucleotidyltransferase family protein, with translation MTVDPSDSPAVAGLLLAAGTSSRFGNENKLLATLEGEPIVRQAARTLVRSGVEPVVVVLGHEADRVGDAIEGLPVETAVNEAYDTGQASSLRTGIRAIRGRDREYDAAVIALGDMPFVAPSTVDSLVSAYAADAGDALAAAFDGERGNPVLFDERFFDALADVDGDIGGREILRESDASALVPVDDPGVRRDIDSPDDL, from the coding sequence ATGACGGTGGATCCATCCGATTCGCCGGCCGTGGCGGGGCTCTTGCTCGCCGCCGGGACGAGCAGCCGCTTCGGGAACGAAAACAAACTGCTGGCGACGCTCGAGGGGGAGCCGATCGTCCGTCAGGCCGCACGAACGCTCGTTCGCAGCGGCGTCGAGCCGGTCGTCGTCGTCCTCGGTCACGAGGCTGACCGGGTCGGTGACGCGATCGAGGGTCTTCCCGTCGAAACCGCCGTCAACGAGGCCTACGACACCGGCCAGGCGTCCTCGCTCCGAACCGGTATCCGGGCGATTCGCGGGCGCGACCGCGAGTACGACGCGGCCGTCATCGCGCTCGGGGACATGCCGTTCGTCGCTCCGTCGACAGTCGATTCGCTGGTCTCGGCGTACGCCGCGGACGCCGGTGACGCGCTCGCGGCGGCGTTCGACGGGGAGCGGGGAAACCCGGTGTTGTTCGACGAGCGGTTCTTCGACGCGCTCGCCGACGTCGACGGCGATATCGGCGGTCGCGAGATCCTGCGCGAGAGCGACGCGAGCGCGCTGGTCCCCGTCGACGATCCGGGCGTGCGCCGCGACATCGACAGCCCCGACGATCTGTGA
- a CDS encoding molybdopterin molybdotransferase MoeA has product MTTDDPHDGDDLIDLDAAVDHVRTLRTELLPALETERVSLDELAGRTLAEPIHAPVDVPAHSHATMDGFAFDATDEYPLAVVDDPVYPEDEPPGLESGTAIRIATGAPLPPSTNAVLKREEATVDNGRLTGRAIEPGTYVYQRGSNVSEGEKLFDAGERLGAKDALLLGDLGIDGVAVRERTSVGLLATGTEIHEGRHRDLDSPMLAGLVRSWGHEATYEGSVPDENDRVESRIDELAREHDVVVTTGGTSVGDKDYVIRTLDALGDVLFHRVRLRPGKPIGVARLPDHDAVAIAVPGKPVGAYLVTALVARPFFTGDASLPTVSARMAHDVGIATAGFTYAIPVTLEDGTATGLGHVDSPLPIYEETFDPSVLSSSTRASRADGFVLTTNGVAAEEPVDVVPATALER; this is encoded by the coding sequence ATGACGACCGACGATCCCCACGACGGCGACGATCTGATCGACCTCGACGCGGCCGTCGACCACGTTCGGACGCTCCGCACGGAGTTGCTGCCGGCCCTCGAGACGGAACGCGTCTCCCTGGACGAACTGGCCGGCCGGACGCTCGCGGAACCGATCCACGCGCCGGTCGACGTCCCCGCACACAGTCACGCGACGATGGATGGCTTCGCGTTCGACGCGACCGACGAGTATCCGCTGGCGGTCGTCGACGACCCGGTCTACCCGGAGGACGAGCCACCCGGCCTCGAGTCGGGCACGGCGATCCGGATCGCGACCGGTGCACCGCTGCCACCGTCGACGAACGCGGTGCTCAAGCGCGAGGAAGCGACCGTCGACAACGGCCGACTGACGGGGAGGGCGATCGAACCCGGAACCTACGTCTACCAACGCGGCAGCAACGTCAGCGAGGGGGAGAAGTTGTTCGATGCGGGCGAGCGACTCGGCGCGAAGGACGCGTTGCTGCTCGGCGACCTCGGGATCGACGGCGTCGCCGTCCGCGAGCGCACCTCCGTCGGCCTGCTGGCGACCGGCACGGAGATCCACGAGGGACGCCACCGGGACCTCGACTCGCCGATGCTGGCCGGACTCGTCCGCTCGTGGGGACACGAGGCGACCTACGAGGGGTCGGTCCCCGACGAAAACGACCGGGTCGAATCCCGCATCGACGAACTGGCCCGCGAGCACGACGTCGTCGTCACGACCGGCGGGACGAGCGTCGGCGACAAGGACTACGTCATCCGGACGCTCGACGCGCTCGGCGACGTCCTGTTCCACCGCGTGCGGCTCCGACCGGGGAAACCGATCGGCGTCGCACGGCTGCCCGACCACGACGCGGTGGCGATCGCCGTGCCGGGGAAACCGGTCGGTGCCTATCTCGTGACGGCACTCGTCGCCCGCCCGTTCTTTACCGGCGACGCCTCCCTCCCGACGGTGTCCGCTCGGATGGCCCACGACGTGGGGATCGCCACGGCCGGCTTCACCTACGCGATTCCCGTCACGCTCGAGGACGGGACCGCGACGGGACTCGGCCACGTCGACTCACCGCTCCCGATCTACGAGGAGACGTTCGATCCGAGCGTTCTCTCTTCGAGTACGCGCGCGAGCCGAGCCGACGGGTTCGTGCTGACGACGAACGGCGTCGCCGCCGAGGAACCGGTCGACGTCGTTCCGGCGACAGCGCTGGAACGATGA